The genomic window CAATCATGTACATGGTTGAAAAACTCGATGCAGGCGACATATTAACACAAGTGGAAGTGCCGATTGATGAACGCGATACAGTCGGGACGTTGCACGACAAACTTAGCGAAGCAGGGGCGAAACTACTTTCTGAAACGCTTCCGAAACTGCTTCGTGGCGACATTACACCGATAAAGCAAGATGATGAACAAGCGACGTTTGCATACAACATTAAACCAGAACAAGAACGAATCGATTGGACAAAAGCGGGCGAAGACATTTATAACCATATTCGCGGTATGAATCCGTGGCCTGTCGCTTATACGATGCATGGCGATGAACGTTGGAAAATTTGGTGGGGAGAAAAAGTACAAGCATCTTCCCAAGCGAAGCCAGGCACCATTGTTGCTGTTGAACGCGATGGCATTGTTGTTGCAACCGGCAACGAAACAGCGATTAAAATCACTGAATTGCAACCAGCAGGAAAACGGAAAATGAGCGCTATTGACTTTTTACGCGGTGCAACGATTGAAATCGGGACAGTATTAGGAGGAACGAATGAGTAAAAAAAACGTCCGAAACTTAGCGTTAGATGTGTTAATCGATATTGAAAAAAAACGAGCATATAGCAATTTATCATTACATCATGTGATCGAAACAAACGAATTATCCGCCCAAGATGTTGCGCTTTTAACAGAATTAGTATACGGCACGATCCAACGACGCGATACGCTTGACTACTATTTACAGCCGTTTATAAAAGGAAAAATTGAGCTATGGGTGCGCCTATTGCTTCGTCTGTCGCTTTATCAAATGGTATTTTTAGACCGGATTCCTGATCGCGCAGTATTATTTGAAGCGGTAGAAATAGCAAAGCGTCGTGGGCATCGCGGCATCGCCTCGCTCGTAAACGGTGTATTGCGCTCCATTCAGCGCGAAGGATTGCGCTCATTTGATGAAATAAAAGACGACTTCGAACGTCTAGCCGTTGCGACAAGTCATCCGCTTTGGCTCGTGCGTCGATGGGTCGAACAATTCGGATGGGATGAGACGAAACGAATGTGCGAAGCGAACAACTTGCCACCAGAACAAACAGCAAGGGTAAACGCGATGCGTGTAACGGTTGACGAAGCGATCGCCCGCTTAAAAGAAGAAGGGATTGAAGCCGTTCCTTCTTCTGTCGTGCCGATTGGAATAAAAATGGTCAAGGGCAATGCAGCGAAAACGAGCGTGTTTCAAGAAGGGCTTGTGACGATTCAAGACGAA from Anoxybacillus gonensis includes these protein-coding regions:
- the fmt gene encoding methionyl-tRNA formyltransferase, which gives rise to MNIVFMGTPDFAVPILEQLIKDGYNVVGVVTQPDKPKGRKQQLTPPPVKVTAQSYNIPVLQPTKIREKDQYEQVLALQPDMIITAAFGQILPKPLLEAPKYGCINVHASLLPELRGGAPIHYAILQGKEKTGITIMYMVEKLDAGDILTQVEVPIDERDTVGTLHDKLSEAGAKLLSETLPKLLRGDITPIKQDDEQATFAYNIKPEQERIDWTKAGEDIYNHIRGMNPWPVAYTMHGDERWKIWWGEKVQASSQAKPGTIVAVERDGIVVATGNETAIKITELQPAGKRKMSAIDFLRGATIEIGTVLGGTNE
- the rsmB gene encoding 16S rRNA (cytosine(967)-C(5))-methyltransferase RsmB, which gives rise to MSKKNVRNLALDVLIDIEKKRAYSNLSLHHVIETNELSAQDVALLTELVYGTIQRRDTLDYYLQPFIKGKIELWVRLLLRLSLYQMVFLDRIPDRAVLFEAVEIAKRRGHRGIASLVNGVLRSIQREGLRSFDEIKDDFERLAVATSHPLWLVRRWVEQFGWDETKRMCEANNLPPEQTARVNAMRVTVDEAIARLKEEGIEAVPSSVVPIGIKMVKGNAAKTSVFQEGLVTIQDESSMLVAYALSPTETDVVLDCCAAPGGKTTHMAERMNNKGRVVALDIHDHKVKLIEQQAKRLGLSNIEAKQLDSRQAHTQFAPETFDRILVDAPCSGLGVIRRKPEIKYAKNENDMAQLAAIQRNILRSVAPLLKRGGTLVYSTCTVDREENEQVIAAFLDEHPQYELDETLASRLPSSVAPYVRHGMLQLLPHHVYSDGFFIATLKKKGEMI